CTTATTGTTTTTTTGTCTTCTTGTGGACTTGTCGGACTGATGAATTTCAATTTGTTTCCGAAAGAAGGGATTGATTATGTTTTGGTTCGTGCGGAATTTCCTCCCGATTTTTCTTCTCAAGAGACCGCAAAACAACTGCAATACTTCCAACCAATTTTGAATAAAATTCCAAAATCAGAAGTCCAAAGTATCATTCTAAAAATAGGAATCCAACAAACGGACCCTACAGACCCACTCACTCGGATTGGGGAACAACTCGGAATGGCACAGATCATTTTAGTTCCAGAAACAGAACGAAACCGCACAGCTCAGGAAATTTTTGGTGAATTAGAACCCGAGTTAAAAAAGTTACCCAACGCGGTTTCTGTGATGGTCGATTTGGTTGTGAACGGCCCTCCAATCGGGGCTGCCGTAACGGTTGCCATCGAAGGTCGTGATTACAAAGTTTTAAAACAAATTTCTAATGAGATGCAAGGTTTCCTCAAAAAACAAGAGGGAGTGATCAACATCAATGATGATTACAAACCAGGTAGAGAAGAAATTCAAATTCGAGTGAAGGACACAGCCTCAGCAATTACCGGAATCGATACAGAAATTACTGCCTACTATGTTCGCACAGCTATGGACGGACTCGAAGCATCTAACCTTCGTAAGGGAAAGGATGAAGTTCGAATCATTATCCAAAACGATGATAGGTTCCGAGATGGAATTGAAGATTTAGATTCAATTCAGATTTCGAATAAATTTGGTCTCCTAACACCAATTACAGCAGTCACTACAAAAACGATTGTTCAAGGGATAGAGGCTTTATATCATAACGATTATGAAAAAGCCATCACTGTCCTTGCTGATGTCAATGAAGCCGTTACAAGTTCCTCTATTGTGAATGGAAAAATTGTAGATGAGTTTGGAAACATTGGAAAAAAATATCCTGGCTATAAAATTAAATTTAGAGGGGAACAAGAAGAAACTGCTAAGTCCATGGTTTCCCTTCTGGTAGCAGGAGTACTTGCACTCTTCGGAATTTTTGCCATCCTTGCGATCATTTTCAATAGCATCAAAAAACCAATTCTCATTTTGTTATCAATTCCATTGGGTTTTGTGGGAGTGGTATTTGGATTTTTGATTTCCGGTAAGGCACTTAGTTTTCTTGCAATGATTGGTATCATTGGTCTTGCTGGAGTGATCGTAAACGCATCCATCGTACTTGTGGATACAATCCAAGAATTCCAAGCGAAAGGGGAAGGGTTGTATGAATCTCTCATCACGGCATCTTCTGAGCGGTTCCGGCCTATCTTAGTCACCACCATGACTACAATGGCAGGTATGATCCCGACTGCTTATGCGATCGGTGGATCGGATCCTTTACTCATACCCATGACACTTTCCTTGGCTTGGGGACTTGGATTTGGAACCTTTGGGTCCCTGATCTTTATCCCGGCCAGTTTCTCTGCTTATTACAAACTAAAGAAAAGAAAGTAAAACTCTTTAGTAATGATTTAGAACATCTTCGGCAAAACCGAGGATGTTCTCGAGTTTCAGTTTTTCCCCATTATCTAAAACTACAGTTCCATTAAACTTTCCAAACACTTGGTGTTGGATGGTTTTAATGACTAAAAAATTCATATAAGATTTTCTATCGACAATGGGTGTAAAATCCAATTCCAAACGGTTGTTATTGGATGTGAACTTCCAGGGAGCCATATAGTTTTCGGTATCAATGATAAATTTGACTTCATCCAATTTATGAATGATTCCGTCATAAAGAATTGTATTTTCCGAGGCGGGAGTTCTATCAGTAAATCCATATCCTAAATTGAGGCCAAATGGTTTTCCTTTAATCCAAGCGGATACAGAACTCCAATACCATCTATTTTTATAAGTCCATACACCTCGGCCCCAATCTAATGCTCCAAAATCTTTTTTGGGATCAAATTGATACATTGTATTCCCGACTTGCACTTGGCCCGAGGCCGGCATACAATTGATTTTAGTATTATAATAAAATGCTTTTCTGTTTTCTTTCCAAGAAGTGGCAATATTCATCGATTCCATTTTTGGTTCGGTGAGTTCAATTTTTCCTTGGATCCCTTTGGTACCATCCGGTGCATCAAACGATTTGGATTCAAATTCTAAAATTCGTTTTCCATTGATCACTTCAAATCGGAGGCGAAGTTTTTTGTCTTCAAACTGAACCACCCCACTACTGTTCACACGAGGGAATCCTGTTTTTCCTAAAGGTAGAACAGAAAGAGTATCAATTTGTTTGAATGTTCCTCGTTTAAAATCTAAAAAACAAATGGCAAATAGTCCCGCATAACCTAAATCAGATGCAGTGAATGTAATTCCAAAATCTTTAGAAGGGGATAGAACCGAATAATAATCCCATTCTTTAATTTTTAGTGCGGAGGCTGCGATACTTTCGCGATTGTAAGTCCAAAGAGGGGACCTTGCCCAACCTTCTTCAGTGAGGGTTCCGTCAGATTTGAGTAGAGGGATTTGTTTTTTGATCTCAGGCATGAACCGATTTAAACGGATTTATAACTTTCGGCTAGAAGTTTTTATCAGATTCGGTAAGAGCGAATTGACAGGAATTGAATTCCTTTGCAGACTCGGTTTCGCTTACGCACCACAAACAAGGAAAAACGAACCATGAGTCAATCCATTCCAAAAGAGCTAAATTATGAGTACGATTTTATTATAGTTGGATCTGGCTTTGGAGGATCTGTTTCCGCTTATCGATTGTCTCAGAAAGGTTATAAGGTATTGGTGATTGAATCGGGAAAACGTTGGAAGGCTACAGACTTTCCAAAAACCAATTGGAGTTTACGTAAGTATCTTTGGATGCCGAAACTAGGTTTTTATGGA
The sequence above is drawn from the Leptospira sp. WS4.C2 genome and encodes:
- a CDS encoding DUF2804 domain-containing protein; translated protein: MPEIKKQIPLLKSDGTLTEEGWARSPLWTYNRESIAASALKIKEWDYYSVLSPSKDFGITFTASDLGYAGLFAICFLDFKRGTFKQIDTLSVLPLGKTGFPRVNSSGVVQFEDKKLRLRFEVINGKRILEFESKSFDAPDGTKGIQGKIELTEPKMESMNIATSWKENRKAFYYNTKINCMPASGQVQVGNTMYQFDPKKDFGALDWGRGVWTYKNRWYWSSVSAWIKGKPFGLNLGYGFTDRTPASENTILYDGIIHKLDEVKFIIDTENYMAPWKFTSNNNRLELDFTPIVDRKSYMNFLVIKTIQHQVFGKFNGTVVLDNGEKLKLENILGFAEDVLNHY